A window from Citrus sinensis cultivar Valencia sweet orange chromosome 3, DVS_A1.0, whole genome shotgun sequence encodes these proteins:
- the LOC102619958 gene encoding SUN domain-containing protein 4-like isoform X2, whose product MQRSRRALQQRRALEKAISGRNHFFKISVSLVFVLWGPFFLLSLWISRSDGYRDGSAVLQGGLSTWDEPKLENTKHSGGLDEHPHQETGFIRPSLHSNVAEQGSSSGKLLSSEADTAYVSAVEQPEVDTSNSVSKSEDRSTKTDRVSRAVPVGLDEFKSRELNSRSKSATDQPGGVIHRVETEGTEYNYASATKGAKVLSYNKEAKGATNILSRDKDKYLRNPCSAEEKYVVIELSEETLVDSFEIANFEHHSSNLREFELHGSLVYPTDVWVKLGNFTAANVKLAQRFRLDEPKWVRYLKLNLLSHYGSEFYCTLSVLEVYGVDAVERMLEDLIPVQENVFVPEKGRGDLNPTSPPQESSQGDEFFQNLYIELESDSSEESFDVKRAVTKSNVPDPVGEVRHQVGRMPADTVLKILVQKVRSLDLNLSVLERYLEELNSRYGNIFKEFDEEMGEKDRVLERIRSDITNILNSQETIAKDVGDLNSWKSIVSMQLETLLKDNSVLRLKVEKVQENQVSLENKGIIVFLICLIFGIFALLRLFVDILSSVYGALSERTTQKPGKFCSVNSSWLFLIVYINIMSLFEVP is encoded by the exons ATGCAGAGATCTCGTAGAGCTCTTCAGCAAAGAAGGGCTTTGGAGAAGGCTATCAGTGGAAGAAAtcactttttcaaaatttctgtGTCTTTGGTCTTTGTTTTGTGGGGGCCTTTCTTCCTTTTGAGCTTGTGGATCAGTCGCAGTGACGGTTATAGAG ATGGATCTGCGGTACTTCAAGGTGGATTATCAACGTGGGATGAACCTAAGTTGGAAAACACTAAGCATTCCGGAGGTTTAGATGAACATCCCCATCAAGAAACTGGCTTTATCCGTCCCAGTTTACATTCAAATGTTGCTGAACAGGGAAGTTCCAGTGGCAAATTACTTTCTAGTGAAGCAGACACAGCCTATGTGTCTGCTGTTGAGCAACCAGAGGTGGATACCTCAAATTCAGTTTCAAAATCTGAGGACAGGTCTACGAAGACTGACAGAGTTTCTCGTGCTGTTCCAGTTGGTCTTGATGAATTCAAGAGCAGAGAACTCAATTCTAGAAGTAAATCTGCAACTGATCAGCCCGGAGGGGTAATACATAGGGTAGAGACTGAGGGTACAGAGTATAATTATGCTTCAGCTACAAAAGGAGCAAAGGTTTTGTCTTATAACAAGGAAGCAAAAGGTGCCACAAATATTTTAAGCAGAGACAAGGACAAGTATCTTCGAAACCCGTGTTCTGCAGAAGAGAAATATGTTGTGATTGAACTTTCAGAAGAAACCTTGGTAGACTCATTCGAAATAGCAAATTTTGAGCACCACTCTTCaaatttgagagaatttgagCTGCATGGCAGTTTAGTTTATCCGACAGATGTATGGGTCAAACTTGGGAATTTTACTGCCGCAAATGTGAAGCTTGCTCAAAGGTTTCGTCTTGACGAGCCAAAATGGGTGAGATATTTAAAGTTGAATCTTCTGAGCCATTATGGTTCAGAATTTTACTGTACATTGAGTGTTCTTGAAGTTTATGGAGTGGATGCTGTTGAGCGAATGCTGGAGGATTTGATACCTGttcaagaaaatgtttttgtaCCTGAGAAAGGAAGAGGTGACCTGAACCCAACATCTCCTCCACAGGAGTCCTCACAGGGtgatgaattttttcaaaatctgtaCATAGAGTTGGAATCTGACTCCTCAGAGGAAAGCTTTGATGTGAAACGTGCAGTTACTAAAAGCAATGTGCCTGATCCTGTTGGAGAAGTTCGCCATCAAGTTGGCAGGATGCCTGCGGACACTGTTCTTAAAATACTCGTGCAGAAAGTTCGTTCCCTGGACTTAAATTTATCTGTTCTGGAACGATATCTGGAAGAATTGAATTCTAGATATggcaatatttttaaagagttTGATGAAGAAATGGGAGAGAAAGATAGAGTTTTAGAGAGGATCAGATCAGACATAACTAATATCCTCAACAGCCAGGAGACTATT GCTAAAGATGTTGGTGATCTTAATTCTTGGAAATCCATTGTTTCCATGCAGTTGGAAACTTTGCTTAAGGACAACTCTGTTCTCAG GCTAAAGGTTGAAAAGGTTCAGGAGAATCAGGTATCGTTGGAGAACAAGGGTATCATAGTGTTTCTTATATGCTTAATTTTTGGGATATTTGCACTTTTGAGGCTATTTGTAGATATATTGTCGAGTGTTTATGGGGCATTGAGTGAACGAACAACGCAGAAGCCTGGGAAATTTTGTTCCGTGAATTCATCCTGGCTTTTCTTAATA GTTTATATTAATATCATGTCGCTGTTCGAAGTTCCATAA
- the LOC102619958 gene encoding SUN domain-containing protein 4-like isoform X1 has translation MQRSRRALQQRRALEKAISGRNHFFKISVSLVFVLWGPFFLLSLWISRSDGYRDGSAVLQGGLSTWDEPKLENTKHSGGLDEHPHQETGFIRPSLHSNVAEQGSSSGKLLSSEADTAYVSAVEQPEVDTSNSVSKSEDRSTKTDRVSRAVPVGLDEFKSRELNSRSKSATDQPGGVIHRVETEGTEYNYASATKGAKVLSYNKEAKGATNILSRDKDKYLRNPCSAEEKYVVIELSEETLVDSFEIANFEHHSSNLREFELHGSLVYPTDVWVKLGNFTAANVKLAQRFRLDEPKWVRYLKLNLLSHYGSEFYCTLSVLEVYGVDAVERMLEDLIPVQENVFVPEKGRGDLNPTSPPQESSQGDEFFQNLYIELESDSSEESFDVKRAVTKSNVPDPVGEVRHQVGRMPADTVLKILVQKVRSLDLNLSVLERYLEELNSRYGNIFKEFDEEMGEKDRVLERIRSDITNILNSQETIAKDVGDLNSWKSIVSMQLETLLKDNSVLRLKVEKVQENQVSLENKGIIVFLICLIFGIFALLRLFVDILSSVYGALSERTTQKPGKFCSVNSSWLFLIVSCSTIILILSL, from the exons ATGCAGAGATCTCGTAGAGCTCTTCAGCAAAGAAGGGCTTTGGAGAAGGCTATCAGTGGAAGAAAtcactttttcaaaatttctgtGTCTTTGGTCTTTGTTTTGTGGGGGCCTTTCTTCCTTTTGAGCTTGTGGATCAGTCGCAGTGACGGTTATAGAG ATGGATCTGCGGTACTTCAAGGTGGATTATCAACGTGGGATGAACCTAAGTTGGAAAACACTAAGCATTCCGGAGGTTTAGATGAACATCCCCATCAAGAAACTGGCTTTATCCGTCCCAGTTTACATTCAAATGTTGCTGAACAGGGAAGTTCCAGTGGCAAATTACTTTCTAGTGAAGCAGACACAGCCTATGTGTCTGCTGTTGAGCAACCAGAGGTGGATACCTCAAATTCAGTTTCAAAATCTGAGGACAGGTCTACGAAGACTGACAGAGTTTCTCGTGCTGTTCCAGTTGGTCTTGATGAATTCAAGAGCAGAGAACTCAATTCTAGAAGTAAATCTGCAACTGATCAGCCCGGAGGGGTAATACATAGGGTAGAGACTGAGGGTACAGAGTATAATTATGCTTCAGCTACAAAAGGAGCAAAGGTTTTGTCTTATAACAAGGAAGCAAAAGGTGCCACAAATATTTTAAGCAGAGACAAGGACAAGTATCTTCGAAACCCGTGTTCTGCAGAAGAGAAATATGTTGTGATTGAACTTTCAGAAGAAACCTTGGTAGACTCATTCGAAATAGCAAATTTTGAGCACCACTCTTCaaatttgagagaatttgagCTGCATGGCAGTTTAGTTTATCCGACAGATGTATGGGTCAAACTTGGGAATTTTACTGCCGCAAATGTGAAGCTTGCTCAAAGGTTTCGTCTTGACGAGCCAAAATGGGTGAGATATTTAAAGTTGAATCTTCTGAGCCATTATGGTTCAGAATTTTACTGTACATTGAGTGTTCTTGAAGTTTATGGAGTGGATGCTGTTGAGCGAATGCTGGAGGATTTGATACCTGttcaagaaaatgtttttgtaCCTGAGAAAGGAAGAGGTGACCTGAACCCAACATCTCCTCCACAGGAGTCCTCACAGGGtgatgaattttttcaaaatctgtaCATAGAGTTGGAATCTGACTCCTCAGAGGAAAGCTTTGATGTGAAACGTGCAGTTACTAAAAGCAATGTGCCTGATCCTGTTGGAGAAGTTCGCCATCAAGTTGGCAGGATGCCTGCGGACACTGTTCTTAAAATACTCGTGCAGAAAGTTCGTTCCCTGGACTTAAATTTATCTGTTCTGGAACGATATCTGGAAGAATTGAATTCTAGATATggcaatatttttaaagagttTGATGAAGAAATGGGAGAGAAAGATAGAGTTTTAGAGAGGATCAGATCAGACATAACTAATATCCTCAACAGCCAGGAGACTATT GCTAAAGATGTTGGTGATCTTAATTCTTGGAAATCCATTGTTTCCATGCAGTTGGAAACTTTGCTTAAGGACAACTCTGTTCTCAG GCTAAAGGTTGAAAAGGTTCAGGAGAATCAGGTATCGTTGGAGAACAAGGGTATCATAGTGTTTCTTATATGCTTAATTTTTGGGATATTTGCACTTTTGAGGCTATTTGTAGATATATTGTCGAGTGTTTATGGGGCATTGAGTGAACGAACAACGCAGAAGCCTGGGAAATTTTGTTCCGTGAATTCATCCTGGCTTTTCTTAATAGTGAGTTGTAGCActatcattttaatattatcattatga
- the LOC127900905 gene encoding disease resistance-like protein DSC1 — MSLLLPISLSLNGLRSLTEVSLSDCGITALPESLGGLSLLQELYLDKNNFARITESIKHLSKLEKLDLSYCARLHTLPELPCNLFYLEANPCTSLKAIPGSSSTSYNSLLVDLRNSFKLDPDEPCEILLKVEKEVFGKSRNRQINLAGNEIPNCFSFQWMGSSMNLPAAATQVVSISRS; from the exons ATGAGTTTGCTACTACCCATTTCACTATCCTTAAATGGCTTGCGCAGTTTAACAGAAGTAAGTCTATCGGATTGTGGCATCACAGCGTTACCTGAAAGTCTAGGTGGGTTATCCTTGCTACAAGAGTTGTATCTAGACAAAAACAATTTTGCGAGAATAACCGAAAGCATCAAACATCTTTCTAAGTTGGAAAAGCTCGACTTAAGCTACTGTGCTAGGCTTCATACCTTACCAGAACTTCCATGCAATCTATTTTACCTGGAAGCAAATCCTTGCACGTCCCTGAAAGCAATACCAGGTTCTTCAAGTACTTCATACAATTCATTATTGGTTGACTTAAGGAATAGTTTCAAATTGGACCCAGATGAGCCCTGTGAGATTCTTTTAAAGGTGGAGAAGGAG GTATTCGGTAAAAGCCGCAACAGACAAATCAATTTAGCTGGGAATGAAATTCCAAATTGCTTTAGCTTTCAATGGATGGGATCCTCTATGAACCTTCCAGCTGCTGCCACCCAGGTTGTTTCAATATCAAGAAGTTAG
- the LOC127901253 gene encoding disease resistance protein RPP2B-like, with product MYFPGNEIPKWFRYQSMGSSVTLEMPPTGFFSNKKLMGFAVCAIVAFRDQHHDSDSRYSGHYEYDRKDNLYSLDCTWKVKSEGCYRDLRSWYFGTISSYVRSEHVFLGYYLFDSVELGKYYDEVSQASFEIHRLIGEPLGCCEVKKCGIHFVHAQDSTD from the coding sequence ATGTATTTCCCTGGGAACGAAATTCCAAAGTGGTTTAGGTATCAAAGTATGGGATCATCTGTAACCTTGGAGATGCCACCAACAGGTTTCttcagtaataaaaaattgatgggCTTTGCTGTTTGTGCTATTGTAGCATTTCGAGACCAACATCATGACAGTGACAGCAGGTATAGTGGGCATTATGAGTATGACCGGAAAGACAACCTGTATAGTTTGGACTGTACATGGAAAGTCAAATCCGAAGGTTGTTATAGAGATCTCCGGTCTTGGTATTTTGGGACAATTAGCAGTTACGTTAGGTCAGAACATGTGTTTTTGGGATACTATCTATTCGATAGTGTGGAATTAGGTAAATATTATGATGAGGTTAGTCAGGCCTCCTTTGAGATTCATCGTTTAATTGGTGAACCTCTGGGGTGTTGTGAAGTTAAAAAATGTGGGATTCATTTTGTGCACGCTCAAGATTCTACAGATTGA
- the LOC127900705 gene encoding disease resistance-like protein DSC1, giving the protein MLSHFKGVPFTDVRYFEWHEFPLKTLNIRAENLVSLKLPGSNVEQLWDDVQNLVNIKEIDLHGSKQLSKLPDLSQARNLERLKLDGCSSLMETHSSIQYLNKLEVLDLRLCESLRSLPDTICSESLFELRLWGCLNLKNFPEISSSHIHFLDLYECGIEDMPLSIECLSKLNSLDIHNCTRLEYIKSSIFKLKSLKHIEISSCSNLKRFPEISSSCNREGSTGIEKLPLSELYQLELKNSSRLESLPSSLSILKSLQIRGCPKLESLPDELGNLKALEELRVEETAIRGIQKALC; this is encoded by the exons aTGCTGTCTCATTTCAAGGGTGTGCCATTTACTGATGTGAGGTATTTCGAGTGGCATGAATTTCCATTGAAAACGTTGAATATACGTGCGGAGAATCTTGTTTCACTAAAATTGCCCGGCAGCAATGTTGAACAACTTTGGGATGACGTTCag AATCTTGTTAACATAAAAGAGATAGACCTCCATGGCTCCAAGCAGCTAAGTAAACTCCCAGACCTCTCACAGGCCCGAAATCTTGAGAGACTGAAATTGGATGGATGTTCAAGTTTGATGGAGACTCACTCATCTATTCAATATCTAAATAAACTTGAAGTCCTTGATCTACGCCTCTGCGAAAGCCTGAGGAGTCTTCCAGACACCATTTGTTCAGAATCTCTTTTCGAACTGAGACTTTGGGGTTGCTTAAATTTGAAGAACTTCCCTGAGATCTCATCTAGTCACATacattttttagatttatatgAATGTGGAATCGAAGATATGCCCTTATCCATTGAGTGCCTATCCAAACTCAACAGTCTAGATATTCACAACTGTACCAGGCTTGAGTACATCAAGAGTAGCATATTTAAGTTAAAGTCTCTTAAACATATTGAAATCTCTAGTTGTTCAAATCTGAAGAGGTTTCCAGAGATCTCATCATCTTGTAATAGAGAGGGAAGTACAGGTATAGAAAAACTACCCTTATCCGAACTCTATCAGTTGGAATTGAAGAACTCGTCAAGGCTTGAGAGTCTCCCAAGCAGCTTGTCCATTTTGAAATCTCTTCAAATCAGGGGTTGCCCAAAACTTGAAAGTTTGCCTGATGaacttggaaatttaaaagccTTGGAGGAGTTGAGAGTTGAAGAAACTGCTATAAGAGGAATCCAGAAAGCCTtgtgttaa
- the LOC127900706 gene encoding disease resistance protein RPV1-like: MQRVRFSSQAQAGNSDEPQPANSIKEKRRRMKGKQVWFVLVFASGKNRSEEDTRNNFTSHLSSAFSRQNIETFIDDQLIRGDEISESLLDAIEASTISIIIFSERYASSRWCLDELLKILECKHDYGQIVIPVFYGVDPSHVRWQTGIFGNLFSKLEERFPEMRKRWRNALTEAANLSGFNSHVIRPESKLIEEIADEVLKRLDDTFENDNKELVGVECPINEIESLLRTGSAGVCKLGIWGIGGIGKTTIAGAVFNKTSRHFEGSYFAHNVQEAQENGGLAHLRQQLLSTLLNDRNVKNSPNIVLNFQSKRFTRKKVLIVFDDVTHLKQIEFLIGRIDWLASGSRIIITTRDKHVLSNCLVDQIYEVKELLDVDALKLFSRRAFGEDDPNASYKELTQEAVKYAKGVPLALKVLGSFLFGRRKEEWKSAMKKMEIVPHMEIQEVLKISYDGLDDHEQGIFLDISCFLVGEDRDQVMRFLNSCGFFAEVGLSVRVDKSLITIDYNTIRMHDFLRDMGREIVQKESIHHPGERSRLWHYKDIYEVLTRNMGTTAIEAISFDMSKVNNEICINRSTFSKMPNLRFLKFY; this comes from the exons ATGCAACGGGTACGATTTTCCAGTCAAGCACAGGCTGGAAATTCCGACGAACCACAACCAGCGAACTCGATCAAAGAAAAACGAAGAAGGATGAAGGGAAAACAAGTGTGGTTTGTGCTCGTTTTTGCAAGTGGAAAAAACAGAAGTGAAG AAGACACCCGTAACAACTTTACCAGCCATCTTTCTTCAGCTTTTTCTCGACAAAACATCgaaactttcattgatgaccaACTTATCAGAGGAGATGAAATTTCGGAGTCTCTTCTCGATGCAATCGAGGCATCAACCATCTCGATTATCATTTTCTCAGAAAGGTATGCTTCTTCCAGATGGTGTCTCGATGAACTTTTGAAGATCCTCGAATGCAAGCACGATTATGGACAGATTGTGATACCAGTTTTCTATGGCGTTGACCCATCACACGTAAGATGGCAAACTGGCATTTTTGGGAATCTTTTTTCGAAGCTTGAAGAGCGATTTCCAGAGATGAGGAAAAGATGGAGGAATGCTTTGACCGAAGCAGCCAATCTCTCTGGCTTCAATTCTCATGTCATTAG GCCTGAATCTAAACTTATTGAGGAAATTGCCGATGAAGTTTTAAAGAGGTTGGATGAtacttttgaaaatgataacAAAGAGCTGGTTGGAGTTGAATGCCCCATTAACGAAATTGAATCATTATTGCGCACTGGTTCTGCGGGTGTTTGCAAACTGGGGATTTGGGGCATTGGTGGTATAGGCAAGACAACAATCGCGGGTGCTGTTTTCAACAAAACCTCTAGACATTTTGAAGGTTCCTACTTCGCTCATAATGTTCAAGAAGCACAAGAAAATGGCGGATTAGCTCACTTGCGACAACAACTTCTCTCTACATTATTGAATGATAGAAATGTGAAGAACTCTCCAAATATCGTCCTCAACTTTCAAAGCAAAAGGTTTACTCGCAAGAAGGTTCTAATTGTTTTTGATGATGTTAcacatttaaaacaaatagaatttttaattgGCCGAATTGATTGGTTGGCTTCAGGAAGtcgaataataataacaacaagaGATAAACATGTGCTTTCAAATTGTCTGGTCGATCAAATATATGAGGTGAAGGAATTGTTAGATGTTGATGCACTTAAGCTTTTTAGTCGACGTGCCTTTGGAGAAGATGATCCTAATGCAAGTTATAAAGAGTTGACACAAGAGGCTGTAAAATATGCTAAGGGGGTTCCATTGGCTCTGAAAGTTTTGGGTTCCTTTCTATTTGGCAGGAGAAAGGAGGAATGGAAAAGTGCtatgaagaaaatggaaataGTTCCTCATATGGAAATTCAAGAGGtcttaaaaataagttatgaTGGCTTGGATGACCATGAGCAAggtatttttttagatatttcaTGTTTCTTGGTAGGAGAGGATAGAGATCAAGTAATGAGGTTTCTTAATTCTTGTGGCTTCTTTGCAGAAGTAGGATTAAGTGTTCGTGTTGATAAGTCTCTCATAACTATAGACTACAACACGATACGGATGCATGACTTTCTACGAGATATGGGAAGAGAAATTGTTCAGAAAGAATCCATCCATCATCCAGGAGAGCGCAGTCGATTGTGGCATTACAAAGACATTTATGAAGTTTTGACAAGAAACATG GGAACTACAGCAATCGAGGCCATCTCTTTTGATATGTCCAAAGTGAATAATGAGATATGCATAAATCGTTCTACTTTCTCAAAGATGccaaatttgagatttttgaaattctattga